The proteins below are encoded in one region of Drosophila santomea strain STO CAGO 1482 chromosome 3R, Prin_Dsan_1.1, whole genome shotgun sequence:
- the LOC120452469 gene encoding uncharacterized protein LOC120452469, with protein sequence MWKCHKCGKPVYFAERKQSIGYDWHPECLRCEECGKRLNPGQHAEHKSVPYCHVPCYGALFGPQLFGHGTRVESHKSYGVKGAQKATGAQANGPPLPRDHLESKLKVYNQFYDNKSLEIRSREVNNRLVLEGALRVYWGVQGVIHLKEDDDQRILVRKRNSCRVSKAANESSSDKENEASESLAPPTTTTAEVDQLSTDVSLSESMTFDSCSLNEISELPTTPEDASANTTANSKEQTNGKVCNDDEDTTTTDSSGTLVEAPTASTSCVSSTLPSKLDHLEKLDWDDIDDLLQVERRHNDKDRIYETMPVKLPSSQSSSDSSPSKTSTETTTTTESSSTQSASTKTSSTDDFMTATGSLTANTNTQNTTTVSTTETSLDNYETCDDATLKPIDFEDFKRSVHQDYVNGANSFTEPNEGTLKRNQPIDPSRIHDSLKLYGENSVMSKSFNCEHALRSIDPTLINDTMNLRSSVGSPHSAQRQYALQKSGSATVTSRDQKKPYQQGRQLFEKGINRSKSGPSCFVYSDSDDDDEATLRPQRLATIRRSDIPPRYIQIQMDCYPKENVAAASEGESSRTDGPSITSGAAAGDELTQTEDLYTASEGVDAPDGEGSAGLHVTEDGVVLRRPPRTGASAIKRRSGNRRSRTKLKRRCSINGHYYNRETSFFTPPYGSQMSVWVSSMVTTTEVINLVLEKYKVDSSPGNFSLFIVRDNGEQKRLKDDEYPLITRVTLGPHEDVARIFLVDSRKTDEISNEVAQFLNLSLPECRAILERYDQEVDREVAKIKERYAELRRRIVSRMESLKVHL encoded by the exons ATGTGGAAGTGCCACAAGTGCGGCAAACCCGTTTACTTTG CGGAACGTAAACAATCGATCGGCTACGATTGGCATCCGGAATGTTTGCGCTGCGAGGAATGCGGCAAACGCCTAAATCCCGGCCAGCATGCTGAG CACAAAAGTGTGCCCTACTGCCATGTGCCCTGTTATGGCGCCCTTTTTGGACCGCAGCTGTTTGGCCACGGCACCCGTGTGGAATCCCACAAAAGCTACGGGGTGAAGGGAGCCCAGAAAGCTACCGGAGCTCAGGCCAATGGCCCGCCACTCCCGCGTGATCACCTGGAGTCCAAGCTTAAG GTCTACAACCAATTCTACGACAACAAAAGCCTGGAGATACGCAGCCGCGAGGTCAACAACCGGTTGGTGCTGGAAGGTGCGCTTCGAGTTTACTGGGGCGTGCAGGGAGTGATTCACCTCAAGGAGGACGATGATCAGCGCATCTTAGTGCGCAAGAGGAACTCTTGCCGTGTATCCAAAGCTGCCAAT GAAAGCAGTTCGGATAAGGAAAACGAAGCTAGCGAGTCGCTGGCTccgcccaccaccaccacagccGAGGTCGATCAACTATCCACGGATGTTTCCCTTTCCGAGAGCATGACCTTCGACTCCTGTAGCCTGAACGAGATCTCCGAGCTGCCCACTACTCCAGAAGATGCCTCGGCCAACACCACAGCCAACAGCAAAGAGCAGACCAATGGTAAGGTGTGCAACGACGACGAGGATACAACCACGACGGACTCATCTGGCACCCTGGTGGAGGCTCCAACGGCCAGCACAAGTTGTGTGTCCAGCACACTGCCTTCCAAATTGGACCATCTGGAGAAACTGGATTGGGACGACATAGACGATCTGCTGCAGGTAGAGAGACGTCACAATGACAAGGATCGCATTTACGAAACCATGCCGGTGAAGCTGCCATCGTCGCAATCCTCCAGCGACAGTTCGCCTAGTAAAACATCCACGGAGACCACTACGACCACTGAATCAAGCTCAACCCAATCGGCATCGACAAAAACCAGCAGCACGGATGATTTTATGACCGCCACGGGCTCGTTGACCGCCAATACCAATACGCAGAATACCACAACGGTGTCCACAACTGAGACGTCCCTGGATAACTACGAAACTTGTGATGACGCTACCCTGAAGCCCATTGATTTCGAGGACTTTAAACGTAGTGTCCACCAGGACTATGTGAATGGGGCCAACTCGTTTACAGAGCCCAATGAGGGCACCCTTAAGCGTAATCAACCAATCGATCCCTCTCGCATTCATGACTCCCTTAAGCTCTACGGCGAGAATTCAGTGATGAGCAAAAGCTTTAATTGTGAGCATGCGTTGCGCTCAATAGATCCCACTTTAATAAACGACACCATGAATCTGCGCAGCAGTGTGGGCTCTCCTCACTCCGCACAACGTCAGTACGCCTTACAGAAGAGTGGATCCGCCACAGTAACCAGCAGGGATCAAAAGAAGCCATATCAGCAGGGGCGGCAGTTGTTCGAAAAGGGCATCAACCGCTCCAAATCGGGACCCAGCTGTTTTGTGTACTCCGACagcgatgacgacgacgaggcCACGCTGCGTCCCCAACGTTTGGCCACCATTAGACGCAGCGACATACCACCCCGGTACATTCAAATCCAAATGGACTGTTATCCCAAAGAGAATGTGGCTGCTGCCAGCGAAGGTGAGTCCAGTCGGACAGATGGTCCTTCCATAACCAGTGGAGCAGCTGCCGGCGATGAGCTTACGCAAACCGAGGATTTGTATACTGCGAGCGAGGGCGTTGATGCTCCAGACGGAGAGGGATCGGCTGGGCTGCATGTGACGGAAGATGGAGTCGTGCTGAGAAGACCCCCACGCACTGGAGCTTCTGCCATCAAGCGACGCAGTGGCAATCGTCG CTCTCGTACCAAGCTGAAACGTCGGTGCTCTATCAATGGTCACTACTACAATCGGGAGACGTCGTTTTTCACGCCGCCCTACGGTTCTCAAATGTCAGTGTGGGTCTCCTCAATGGTGACCACCACAGAGGTTATCAACTTGGTGCTGGAGAAATACAAGGTGGACAGTTCGCCGGGCAACTTTTCCCTCTTTATTGTTCGCGACAATGGTGAACAGAAGCGTCTCAAGGACGACGAGTATCCTTTGATAACGCGCGTCACTTTGGGACCTCATGAGGATGTGGCCCGCATATTTTTAGTGGACTCTCGCAAAACTGATGAAATCAG TAATGAAGTTGCtcaatttttgaatttatctTTGCCCGAGTGCCGTGCTATTCTGGAGCGCTACGATCAAGAAGTTGACCGCGAAGTGGCCAAAATAAAGGAAAG